The Toxorhynchites rutilus septentrionalis strain SRP unplaced genomic scaffold, ASM2978413v1 HiC_scaffold_193, whole genome shotgun sequence genome window below encodes:
- the LOC129781727 gene encoding putative nuclease HARBI1, with translation MDSVLLPILAEQEEIGMPCYHRRNHRKSTDFIKLSDEAFIKSFRLSKEAFRYVLEEIENCLTTRKGGLSTEVKLAACLRFFAEGNYQHGAGQDYHIAIAQPTFSKVLTEMLNILERTLCKKWISLNMTEDEQRRAKLHFYQKTSIPGVIMCLDGTHVKIIPPKLNRNLFFNRKGFYSLNVLIVCDDQQRIRFVDPTFQGSNHDSHIWRVSPARTHFEQLHQNGEVNTKILARPKTSTSSRSATLLSVGI, from the exons ATGGATTCCGTTTTGTTACCGATTTTGGCGGAGCAAGAAGAAATTGGAATGCCTTGCTACCATCGGCGAAACCACCGAAAATCAACCGACTTCATAAAACTTTCTGATGAAGC ATTCATCAAAAGTTTTCGTCTAAGTAAGGAAGCTTTTCGGTACGTTTTAGAGGAAATTGAGAACTGCCTTACCACAAGGAAAGGTGGTCTATCCACGGAGGTGAAACTCGCAGCATGTTTGCGATTCTTTGCTGAAGGAAATTATCAACATGGAGCAGGGCAAGATTATCACATTGCCATAGCACAGCCCACATTTTCCAAGGTGCTGACTGAAATGCTTAACATTCTGGAGCGGACACTGTGTAAGAAATGGATTTCCCTAAATATGACGGAAGACGAACAGCGGCGTGCTAAACTACACTTCTatcagaaaacatcaattcCGGGTGTTATTATGTGTTTGGATGGAACCCACGTAAAAATTATTCCACCTAAGCtgaatcgaaatttgttttttaatcggAAGGGATTTTATAGTCTCAACGTTCTGATT GTTTGTGACGATCAGCAAAGGATTCGTTTCGTTGATCCTACCTTCCAGGGATCTAATCATGACTCTCATATATGGCGTGTAAGCCCTGCAAGAACTCACTTTGAGCAGCTTCACCAAAATGGTGAAGTTAATACTAAGATTCTAG cacGGCCCAAAACGAGCACTTCGAGTCGTTCcgctactctgctgagtgtggGTATCTAA